The genomic interval aatcaaataacgGCCCAagttatatttaacaaatttcacACATCGCCTCATCCATTGCATAATTTGAGGCGCCCAAAAAATACTCACCGACTGAGCTGGGCCGAGACGAGGTTGCTGTACGGGGCATACTTTGCGGGATTGGCGTACATCAGACAGATGAGCTTCTCGCGACAATTCTCATTCTCGGAGTTGAGCTTCAGCTGGGCAAACACCGAGTCCAGGCGAGACAATAGGGGACTGTAGAAGGGATCGTAGTTGGACAACAGCAGCGTTGAGCTCGGAACCTTCTGGAAGGTCTGGAATGTGTTCATGTTGGCAGGCGATGCCGGCTTTTTGGCCATGCCGGGCGCTGCCATGCCGCTGGAGGAGCCCGCCGATAGGCTTTGTGAGTTCTTGAAGGAGGCCGCGCCAATGCTCTGCAGCGCACTCAGGTAAGTCTCCTGCATCTGCTGGCCCCCATAGCGGGAGTGCGTCGGCGAGTTCAGCGAGTTGCCATTGTAGGTCGCATactgtgcctgctgctgcgagGCCTCTGTTGAAGATAGGGTATTAACTAATGCAATTAGTGCTGTGTAGTCAGTTAGACAAACCTGCGTTGAATTCGTAGCCAGCATTCGGCTTGGCCTCGTCGGCAAAGCTAAACTTGTTGTCCTCCTCAAAGTTGACGCTGTTATCCCTAAAGTCCAACTCCTGCGGCGGTTCCATGGGACGCACAAACAACGGCACCGAGCTGGACGAGCCCGTGGTGATGCCTAATCAAGTGAACAGTTGTaacaattgaaaaacaaataattgtgcTCAGGTCGGCAGAAATCGACTAACAGATATCCTCAACCTGGCACCAAGTTACCTTTACATACAATCTAACTTCCTTCCCACCTAAGGATTCCCTGGGTCGAAAGAAATATAATTGTAACCCCCAGCAACTTTCAAGGTGCCCTTCTCATCAGGAAACTGAGGAGGAGAACTCTTGATACTAACCCCCAAACTCCAATAACCACGCCAACTCACCTCCAGGGCGACGCGGCCACCTCCCCTCAGGCCGGCCACCTGATAGTTTAATTATGGAATCAATGTAAACCACACCCATAACAAATCCTATATCCAGTTTCTATATTGTTAGAGTTAGTGTGTGATAGTACTAAgaggtacatatatatgtacatatgtaatgAGTGCAAGCAGATGGACAAATGAACCCGGCTACATCGACCCGGCTGGGAGAGAATATTTCTGACCCACTCATGATAACCTCTTCAACTTACCCTTGCCAATCAGACGACTCACGCTGCCAATAATGGTGGGCAAAAAGAGGGCGAAGAGCAGACTCTTCAGCACCTGCAGGCCCATGTAGATGGGCCACATAATCTTCTTGAGGCCTGCAAAGAAATTAAGACATTAACGAGAGCTCGCACTTGGCAGCTGGCATTCGCTTACCGGCAAAAAACAGAAGTCGGGCGCTTTGGGCCGCACGTGGCACATTGAGCTCCACGTTGGCAGCCTCCAGGACGCTGCGCGCGTACCTCAGCGGTTCTACCGCCTGGGGCCTTGTGTGATTCTGCTGCAGGGCCAGAACCAGGCCCGGCATGGGCTCGTATTTGCCCTCCGTGAAAAAATGCTGCACATAGTCTACGAGCAACTCCTCCAAGTCCTGCAGTTCGTTTTGCATCGCAGAGGAGCTTTCGTTCTGGCTCTGGCCTGACCTCTGTAAAGGCTTCACTgtagttgtcgttgtcgttgtacTTGGCCTCTCGCTGGACTTTGTTTCGGCCTCTTGTATGTAGTTTTTGCGCTTCAGTGCCACAGCGAGACGCAGgtcgctctcgctctccaCGGGCTGAAAGACGCGATACTGGCCCGATTTTGTGAATACATTACGTGAAATGAACTCGGGGCTGATGTCCCTGGGCAGAATCGGCTGGAAAGTGTTGTCATCGTTGCGCGCCACGCCCGACATCGTTGTCAAGGGCTGGCTAAATGGGATGCCACCCGCCGTTACATTATTTCGTGTGGCATGCCCCAGCtggcaaagcagcagcaggggcaacagcagcgggctgcatcttctttttctgtgcgtgtttgtttttaatttggtcTGACGCCCGGCAACTTCGATTGCCTTGgttaacattttcatttaagttTTTCTCCTTCTCCCGccttgttatttatttatttatttgttgttgtcttgttGACTCGCCTGCAATTGCATGCTACAGTTGGGCTGGCTTTGTTGCAAGTTCTGCTCGTCTCTCTGCAATGAAAGCCAAAGGCGTTCAAGTTATTTCTCAATTTGGCGCGAGGGTTGGGCAATTGCCCAGAACTCGCgaataaatctttttatttttacagcaCGTGCGTGACAGTCGGCCCGAATGTGACCTTCTGCAGCCGTAGCCAACGCTGCCAACGCATCCACCGCACCACCCAACAACCCAACCACCGACGCGTTAATCAGTTTGTCTAATACCCCCGGAACCGCGTCCCGCGGCGTTTTGTTAGGCGTTAAGCAAGCAATGCACGTCGCCGactttttatttgtctttGCCGGCGACGCCGCGCCCCCAACCCCCCTAACGCCCATCGTTGGGGCCGTTTCGCGCTGCGCGaattaaaagtgaaaatgtacacagtttgtttacatttgcaGCACATTTCAACATTTGAGTGAAGCCGCGCTTGAtgatgaaaaacaacaacaaaacagatCACGATATTTTCATGTTGAATTTTCACTTTCGTTTTcagcaaatgctgctgctttgaTACATAACGAATGGGGCTCAAGAAAAAGTATTACAGAATCGACAGCTGGAAAGGTATTCATTCTAGAGGGAAGCACATTTGAGAGACATTTTcttaatattcaaataaaatcgaTAGCCGGGCATGCCCATTAGGTCTGCTCTTGTACAGGATACAATTGCTGATGAGCAAACGcgaatttaattatttcgttTGCATCGTCCGCTGGCGGCAAAcaatctttatttaattttgaggttatttttaataaagcaaTATACGCTTTtacaaattaacaattttattttcatggctttgcatttgctgtggaGCACATTTTGAAACGAAATAAGGGCCTGACCTTAAAAGAACCGAATATTTAcattaattacaaaattgtaatgttttatttaaagatCTCATAAGAAACGTGATATGTGAATTTGAATAAATGTGCGCTGTGCTACACACAGAGGCATCAAGGCTGCCTTTGTGCACATGTTTTCGACATCTACAAAGCTAATATCAGCTAGCATTTGTTATAAGAAATATCATTCATTCAGTTGCAGTCTGCAGCTTTTCTGAGACTTACATTTAATGCGAAATATTAATTTGCTTAGCCACCCAAGCAACACAAACAAACTTCCTCCCAAGTTCATCAACGGTTAGGCAAAcggaaatattttaaattggttgCTCGACAAATAATAACCCTCGGAAATGATATGCTTAGAACATTTAAAACCCAATTTTTACACAAACGAATTAAATGTAAAACCTTTCTCTTAGTCTAAATTGAAAACTCATTTTCTTACTTTCACAATTTAAGACTTGCTGCTACTTAAAAACACTTAGAAACAAAGGCTTTGACAacttgtaaatatatattaaaatgaaaagaggaaaatattaactatttttaagttcatttttatattccataagaacaaataattatgttgaatattatattcaaattctCGCATTCTTTAaattcttgtatgaaaaaggtGCTAGCAGAATTAggatattattaaaaaaggaCGCATCGCTGAAACCGAAGTTGTCAATAATAATtacttataattaataattattccAGCTGCTGGTCACTGGATCCATTCATATAAGCTACCAATATCGACGCTTTATTGATGCTCGAAGTTTCTACTTCAAATGGGTTTCTTTAACTAATTAATCTCAGCAGCCAGAAGAATAGTATAGAGTTGCAAGTTGAAAGATGTGCCTGTAATTGCGCTCAGTTGTAAAACTAATTAGCACACACGAAACACGCACAACAATATGTTATGGATGTCTATTGAAGTTTTCGTGCTTGGGCATTAGCTGGAATCATTTGTCATTCGCAATTGCAGCA from Drosophila virilis strain 15010-1051.87 chromosome 2, Dvir_AGI_RSII-ME, whole genome shotgun sequence carries:
- the Osi24 gene encoding uncharacterized protein Osi24, producing MKMLTKAIEVAGRQTKLKTNTHRKRRCSPLLLPLLLLCQLGHATRNNVTAGGIPFSQPLTTMSGVARNDDNTFQPILPRDISPEFISRNVFTKSGQYRVFQPVESESDLRLAVALKRKNYIQEAETKSSERPSTTTTTTTVKPLQRSGQSQNESSSAMQNELQDLEELLVDYVQHFFTEGKYEPMPGLVLALQQNHTRPQAVEPLRYARSVLEAANVELNVPRAAQSARLLFFAGLKKIMWPIYMGLQVLKSLLFALFLPTIIGSVSRLIGKGITTGSSSSVPLFVRPMEPPQELDFRDNSVNFEEDNKFSFADEAKPNAGYEFNAEASQQQAQYATYNGNSLNSPTHSRYGGQQMQETYLSALQSIGAASFKNSQSLSAGSSSGMAAPGMAKKPASPANMNTFQTFQKVPSSTLLLSNYDPFYSPLLSRLDSVFAQLKLNSENENCREKLICLMYANPAKYAPYSNLVSAQLSRELNELRKPTSDNPDILRFFKYMRAAKDGQDGIDCEQSFVKCKEFKDFENPAMLSTYNDINKLVQARKLA